TCGAGTGTCCACCTCTGCGGTGAATCCCTCCGAACACAGCGAGGGAGCCGATCAGGTACCCATCAAGGCTATTCCGTTGCGGCATCCGGGTAGGTGGGTAGCGGCACTGGTCGTGATTGTCTTGTTTGCACTGTTCGCTTACGGAGCAGCGACAAATCCAGCCTTCGCTTGGGACACGTACGGTCGGTACCTGTTCGACTCGAGGATCGGCACAGGTGTCGGTTTGACGGTGCAACTCACCGTGTACTCGATGATCATCGCTGTCGTGCTGGGCGTCGTGGTGGCCGTGATGCGGTTGTCGCCGAACCCGGTTCTTCGAAGCGCCGCATGGGTCTATCTGTGGGTCTTTCGTGGAACTCCGATCTACGTCCAGCTCGTGTTCTGGGGCCTCCTTCCGTCGATCTACAAGGAGGTGGCGCTCGGAATACCGTTCAGCGTGCAGTTCGCCACGTTCGATCTTCAGGCGCTCTACAACGCCTTTTGGTTCGCAGTCATCGGCTTGGCCTTGAACGAGGCCGCCTATATGGCCGAGATCGTCCGAGCGGGTGTCAACTCCGTTGGTGAAGGACAGGTTGAGGCATCGACGGCGCTCGGGATGTCCTGGTCGCAGACGATGCGCCGAACTGTGCTGCCGCAGGCGATGCGTGTGATCATTCCGCCGACCGGCAACGAGTTGATCAGTCTGCTCAAGACCACCTCGCTCGTTGTAGCAGTCCCGTTCACCGGTGATCTCTACGGCCGCGCACGGGATATCTCTGGCGCGAACTTCGAGCCGATACCGTTGCTGCTGGTGGCATCGACCTGGTATCTCGTCATCACGAGCGTGATGATGGTCGGTCAGTATTATCTCGAGCGTCACTATTCGAAGGGCGTGTCGCGAACCTTGACGAATCGTCAACTGCAGGCTCTCGCTGATGCCCAGGGCGGCAAGCCACTGATGGCGCCGCGTTCCTCCGAGGGTGGTGCGATGTGAGTCCCATGGTCAAGGCCGACCAGGTGTGCAAGAGCTTCGGTGCGCTACGGGTTCTCAACGGGATCTCGCTCGAAATCGACAAGGGCCAGGTCCTGTGCATGGTGGGGCCTTCGGGTTCAGGAAAGTCGACATTTCTGCGGTGCATCAATCACCTCGAGCAGGTCAATGCAGGCCGTCTCTACGTGGACGACGAACTGGTCGGGTACGAGGAGAAGAACGGCAAGCTCTACGAACTCCATCCGAAGAAGGCTGCCAAACAGCGCAGCGACATCGGTATGGTCTTCCAGCATTTCAATTTGTTTCCGCACCGAACGGCGCTCGAAAACATCATCGAAGCTCCGACTCAGGTCAAAAAGATCAAGAAGAAGGACGCGACCGCACGAGCTATGGAGCTCTTGGACCGGGTCGGGCTCAGTGAGAAGTCGGGCGCGTATCCGGCTCAGCTCTCCGGTGGCCAACAGCAGCGCGTTGCCATTGCGCGGGCGCTCGCCATGGATCCAAAGCTGATGCTGTTCGACGAGCCGACCTCAGCCCTCGATCCCGAACTGGTCGGCGAGGTCCTCGGTGTGATGAAGCAACTCGCCAAGGACGGTATGACGATGATCGTCGTCACCCACGAGATGGGTTTCGCACGGGAAGTCGCAGACCAGCTCGTCTTCATGGACGCCGGAGTGGTCGTGGAAACCGGGGAACCGCGGTCGCTGCTCGCGAACCCGCAACACGATCGCACCAAGCTGTTTCTGTCCAAGCTGCTCTAGTCGGGCTTCCTGCAGCTGAAGATAGCGGTGCCCGGAAAAAGTTGCCCACGGAGCGGACTCCACTGTCCCCACTCCTGATCGAGCCATTCGGGCCAGTCGGGTTCGATGATGTCGCGCACCTCGAGGCCTGCTGCAACGATTTCGCGGACCCGATCGCCGATCGTGCGGTGGTGCTCGACGTACGTAGGTGTGCCCTCGCTGTCGAACTCGACATACGGCGTTCGGTCGAAGTATGGAATGGACGCGGTCAACCCGGCTTCCCCCGGGTCATCCGGAAAGATCCATCGCATCGGGTGGTTGACGGCGAATACCCAGATTCCACCCGGTGCGAGGATTCGCGCGACCTCGGCCATCACGTTCGCCGAATCGGCGACGAAGGGTACCGCCCCGAACGCAGAGCAGGCGATGTCGAAACTTTCGTCCGCGAAGGGTAAAGACTCTGCGCTCGCCTGAATCAACGGCACAGTTGAGCCCCCGGCGGCCATCGCGTCGAGTCCCCGAGCAAGCATGCCCGCGGAGATGTCCAGACCGACGGCATGTGCGCCGTGAGCAGCCAGCCAGCGGGCGCACGGCGCTGATCCGCAGCCCACCTCGAGGATGCGCTTGCCGGATATCTCACCGAGGAGGTGGGCGTCACCCTCGTGTAGTCCTTCCGGGCACCAGACGAATTCGCCCTGCTCGGATCCGACACCGAGGAACTCGCCGTGAGTGCGGTGATACTCGTCCGCATCCGAATCCCACCACGAGCGGCTTGCTCGATCACTGGCCTGCGAGCTGAGCCTCCTGCGACCAGGGTGAATCGGTAACTGTGGTTCGGCCGGTGGGGTGTTTGGAGGGAGCGAACTATCGGTCATCGACGACACGTTAGTCGGGTTTGCCGCAGTGTGATCATCTCGCGTACCCTGTTGGACGCGAGTGTGTACATGCTGCGGGCCAGCGCTGATCGAGTGTCCGATTCTCGGACTCGAGAACAATGCCGGGTGCAGCGGTTCTGCAGAACCTTTTCGGGAACATTCTTGTCCGCCGTTTGTTCCACTGACTGGATCTACAGTTCAGCACTTGTTCCAACACTCGTTTCACAGTCCGACCGAACATCCATCAACCGATACCCAACCCGTCCGGAGCAACTCAACACATGCCCTCAACCACTACCTCACCGCAGGTGGCCGTAAACGATATCGGCTCCGCAGAGGATTTTCTCGCGGCGATCGACGCCACGATCAAATACTTCAACGATGGTGACATTGTCGAAGGCACCATCGTCAAGGTCGATCGTGACGAGGTCCTGCTCGACATCGGTTACAAAACCGAAGGTGTCATTCCTTCCCGCGAGCTCTCCATCAAGCACGACGTCGACCCCAACGAGGTCGTCTCCGTGGGAGATGCGATCGAAGCACTCGTTCTCACCAAGGAGGACAAGGAAGGCCGTTTGATCCTGTCCAAGAAGCGAGCTCAGTACGAGCGCGCTTGGGGCACGATCGAAGAGCTCAAGGAGAAGGACGAGGCCGTCAAGGGCACCGTCATCGAGGTCGTCAAGGGTGGACTCATCCTCGACATCGGTCTCCGTGGCTTCCTTCCCGCCTCGCTCGTCGAGATGCGTCGTGTCCGCGACCTCCAGCCGTACGTCGGCAAGGAGATCGAGGCCAAGATCATCGAGCTCGACAAGAACCGCAACAACGTGGTCCTGTCGCGCCGCGCATGGCTCGAGCAGACTCAGTCCGAGGTTCGCAGCGAGTTCCTGCACCAGCTCCAGAAGGGGCAGGTCCGCAAGGGCGTCGTCTCCTCGATCGTCAACTTCGGTGCATTCGTGGACCTGGGCGGCGTCGACGGACTCGTGCATGTGTCCGAGCTTTCCTGGAAGCACATCGATCACCCGTCCGAGGTTGTCGAGGTCGGCACCGAGGTCACCGTCGAGGTTCTCGACGTCGACCTGGACCGCGAGCGCGTTTCTCTCTCGCTCAAGGCGACTCAGGAAGATCCGTGGCGCCAGTTCGCTCGCACACATGCGATCGGTCAGATCGTTCCCGGTAAGGTCACCAAGCTCGTTCCGTTCGGTGCGTTCGTTCGCGTCGAAGAGGGCATCGAGGGCCTCGTGCACATCTCCGAGTTGGCCGAGCGCCACGTGGAGGTTCCGGACCAGGTCGTGGGTGTCGGCGACGACGCACTCGTCAAGGTCATCGACATCGATCTCGAGCGTCGTCGTATCTCGTTGAGCCTCAAGCAGGCCAACGAGGACTACGCAGAAGAGTTCGATCCGTCCAAGTACGGCATGGCCGACTCGTACGACGAGGGTGGCAACTACATCTTCCCCGAAGGCTTCGACTCCGAGACCAACGAATGGCTCGAAGGTTACGAGAAGCAGCGTGAAGAGTGGGAAGGCCGCTACGCCGAGGCTGAGCGTCGTCACAAGATGCACACCGCTCAGATGGAGAAGACAGCCAAGGACGAAGCTGCCGAGGCTGCCAACACCAACTACTCCTCGGAGTCGGGCCAGGCCCCTGCCGAAGCAGAAGGCGATGCTCCCGCAGCATCGGCTCCGGCTTCGACCGGTGGATCGCTTGCCAGCGACGCACAGCTTGCTGCGCTGCGCGAGAAGCTGTCGGGCAACGCCTGATAGAAGTAGTCCACCTGTAAGGGTGTGAGAGTATGCCCCGGTTCTGTACTTCAGAGCCGGGGCATTTCTTCGTTGATAGCGCGGGTCGAGTTACATCAGGACCCGTTATGCGAACGCAAAAATAGACCCGATCCAATGTGGATTCGGGCCCATTTTCAAATTCGATGGGGTCTGGCTCAGCCTGCGACGGCGGGACTCCACTGACCGACGGTGGATGTCCGCTTGCGCATGGTGGCGAAGCTGTGTCGAGCCGGGCTCAGCAACGTGGTGAACCAGTTTCGCCGATGGTCGGCCAACGCCAGGGCAATCTCGGGGATAAGCACGCAGTGAACACCCAAGTCCATGCCGAGACGGTGCCGACCCTGGTGGATCTGATTGCTTCGCATCGAAGGGTCCTTTTCGCTAGCAGTGGGTCGGCAGATATTTATCTCGCACGTCGAAGATAACGGACATGACGGTAAAGCTGGTGCATTTGGGGCTGGTGTGCTTCGGCGTGTTCGATGACAGACTGGACACCATGTTGAGACTCGGCCTCACCGGAGGCATCGGAGCAGGGAAGTCCACAGTGTCGAAGATTCTCGCGGGGCTCGGTGGTGTTTTGGTGGACGCCGACGTGATCGCGAGAGAAGTAGTCGAGCCAGGGACTGATGGCTTGGCGCAACTCGTCGACACATTCGGCGAGGACATTCTCGGGCCGGACGGAGCACTCGACCGTGCTGCACTCGCGGCCAAGGCATTTCGCGACGACGAATCGCGAGGGAAACTGAATGCGATCGTCCACCCTCTGGTGGGGCAGCGAACCTCGGAACTCGTCGAGGGCGCACCCGAGGACGCAGTGATAGTTCAGGACATTCCGCTGTTGGTCGAGGGCAAGATGGGTGCACTGTTCCATCTCGTAGCCGTGGTCTACGTGGACTCGGAAGAGCGCGTGAAACGTTTGGTCGGGCAGCGGAAGATGATCGAGCAGGACGTCCGTGCACGGATCGCAGCCCAGGCGACCGATGACGCGCGACGTGCCGCGGCCGACGTCTGGATAGACAACAGTGGTGCGCCCGGTGATACCGAAGATGTGGCGCGCAGCCTGTGGTTCGACCGGCTCGTACCGTTCGAACGCAACATCCGTGAGGGCACCGTTGTCACTGCCCGCCCCACCCTTGTGGAGTCGGATCCAACATGGGCGGACCAGGCAGGTAGGTTGGTGGCCCGTATTGCGGTCGCCTGCGGAAGTGCAGCCGTTCGAATCGATCACATCGGATCGAGTGCTGTTGCCGATATGGAAGCGGTCGACACCATCGACATCCAGATCACGGTTACCGGGCTGGGCGTCGCCGACTCGCTGACAGAACCGTTGGGCAGAATCGGCTTTCCTCGCATCCAGCACATCGAATCGGACGATCCCAAGCCCGCGTACGGCATCGGGGGAGAAGCAGATCCTGCGGTGTGGGGCATGCGATTTCATGGAGCTGCCGATCCGGGCCGAACGGCCAACATCTACGTCAGGGTCGACGGCTGGCCGGCTCAGCAGTTCTCGCTCGTATTTCGTGATTGGCTCCGCGCTGATCCTGCTGCCGCTGCCGAATACCTCGATATCAAGGCAAGAGCAGCCGCGGTCGCCGAGGGGATTGCCGACGATCAGGAAGCTGTCACCGCGTACACGGATGCGAAGGCGCCATGGTTCGATCGAGCCTACGCTCGTGCGTGGGAATGGGCCGAAAAGACCGGTTGGCAGGCCTAACGGGCAGCTTGCGGGCGCCACGTGGTCGGCATCCCGATCGATGCCAACCACGCGTCCAGGTCGTAGTCGAACCGAGCAAGTCCATCGATTGCCGTCACGGCACGGTGCATCGCAAGCTCGGCCGTCTCCGCGTCGAGGTGATGCTCCACGCGTGCCTGCAAGAGTTCGTCCGCATCGAGGAGGTCGAATCCGCGCCCGGTTCTCACCGTGATGTCGAGGTAATGGTCGGTCGACGTCCAGACGTGCGGCGCAGCTACGAATTCACCGATGTCGACATAGTAATTTTGATCACGTCGGTGTCCCGGTAGGTAGTGGAATATCGACGCACGTATTCCGAGGCTCGGGAGCAGCCAGGACTGTAGATAGTCGAACTGGGGATGGTCGGACGGCCTGGCCATGTACAGACCCCAGGGCTCGGCCCGGTACTCGTCAACGGGGCGAACGACGCCCTTGGGGTCGGTGTTCGTCGACGCGTCGAGGTCGAAGTATTCGACTTTGGGGGCGTGCACGTGCACTCGAGTAGCCTCTGCGGCGTGTCCGTCCATGACTGACCAAGTTACCTGTTCGGTTTCAATCTGCGCGGTCGAACGCCGCATCGCCTCGAACGTGTCAGTAGTCGCGTCTAACCTGTAAAGCATGGCCTTTGCATCCGAACATCCCGTGGTGGCTCACTCGGACTTCCGCCCCGTCGGAGACATCGAACGCACGGGGCCCGCATTCGAGGTCGTCAGTGAGTACGAGCCGGCCGGAGATCAGCCGGCCGCCATTGCCGAGCTCGAGCGCCGGATCAGGGCCGACGAGAAGGACATCGTGTTGCTCGGTGCCACCGGTACCGGTAAGTCCGCAACGACGGCTTGGCTCATCGAGAAGCTGCAACGCCCCACGTTGGTGATGGCCCCGAACAAGACCTTGGCCGCACAGCTCGCCAACGAGCTACGAGACATGCTTCCCAACAACTCGGTCGAGTATTTCGTGTCGTACTACGACTACTACCAACCCGAGGCGTACATCGCTCAGACAGACACCTACATCGAGAAGGATTCCTCGGTGAACGACGACGTCGAGCGGTTACGGCACTCTGCCACGGCCAGCTTGCTCTCACGGCGCGACGTAGTGGTTGTCGCGTCGGTTTCCTGTATCTACGGTTTGGGCACACCGCAGTCCTACGTAGATCGGTCCATCGAGCTGCAGGTAGGTGTCGAGGTTCCCCGCGATGCCCTGTTGAGGCTTCTGGTGGATGTGCAGTACACCCGCAACGACATGGCCTTCACTCGTGGTTCGTTCCGGGTTCGAGGCGACACCGTCGAGATCATTCCCTC
This region of Rhodococcus sp. PAMC28707 genomic DNA includes:
- a CDS encoding amino acid ABC transporter permease translates to MSTSAVNPSEHSEGADQVPIKAIPLRHPGRWVAALVVIVLFALFAYGAATNPAFAWDTYGRYLFDSRIGTGVGLTVQLTVYSMIIAVVLGVVVAVMRLSPNPVLRSAAWVYLWVFRGTPIYVQLVFWGLLPSIYKEVALGIPFSVQFATFDLQALYNAFWFAVIGLALNEAAYMAEIVRAGVNSVGEGQVEASTALGMSWSQTMRRTVLPQAMRVIIPPTGNELISLLKTTSLVVAVPFTGDLYGRARDISGANFEPIPLLLVASTWYLVITSVMMVGQYYLERHYSKGVSRTLTNRQLQALADAQGGKPLMAPRSSEGGAM
- a CDS encoding amino acid ABC transporter ATP-binding protein translates to MVKADQVCKSFGALRVLNGISLEIDKGQVLCMVGPSGSGKSTFLRCINHLEQVNAGRLYVDDELVGYEEKNGKLYELHPKKAAKQRSDIGMVFQHFNLFPHRTALENIIEAPTQVKKIKKKDATARAMELLDRVGLSEKSGAYPAQLSGGQQQRVAIARALAMDPKLMLFDEPTSALDPELVGEVLGVMKQLAKDGMTMIVVTHEMGFAREVADQLVFMDAGVVVETGEPRSLLANPQHDRTKLFLSKLL
- a CDS encoding class I SAM-dependent methyltransferase, whose product is MTDSSLPPNTPPAEPQLPIHPGRRRLSSQASDRASRSWWDSDADEYHRTHGEFLGVGSEQGEFVWCPEGLHEGDAHLLGEISGKRILEVGCGSAPCARWLAAHGAHAVGLDISAGMLARGLDAMAAGGSTVPLIQASAESLPFADESFDIACSAFGAVPFVADSANVMAEVARILAPGGIWVFAVNHPMRWIFPDDPGEAGLTASIPYFDRTPYVEFDSEGTPTYVEHHRTIGDRVREIVAAGLEVRDIIEPDWPEWLDQEWGQWSPLRGQLFPGTAIFSCRKPD
- the rpsA gene encoding 30S ribosomal protein S1 encodes the protein MPSTTTSPQVAVNDIGSAEDFLAAIDATIKYFNDGDIVEGTIVKVDRDEVLLDIGYKTEGVIPSRELSIKHDVDPNEVVSVGDAIEALVLTKEDKEGRLILSKKRAQYERAWGTIEELKEKDEAVKGTVIEVVKGGLILDIGLRGFLPASLVEMRRVRDLQPYVGKEIEAKIIELDKNRNNVVLSRRAWLEQTQSEVRSEFLHQLQKGQVRKGVVSSIVNFGAFVDLGGVDGLVHVSELSWKHIDHPSEVVEVGTEVTVEVLDVDLDRERVSLSLKATQEDPWRQFARTHAIGQIVPGKVTKLVPFGAFVRVEEGIEGLVHISELAERHVEVPDQVVGVGDDALVKVIDIDLERRRISLSLKQANEDYAEEFDPSKYGMADSYDEGGNYIFPEGFDSETNEWLEGYEKQREEWEGRYAEAERRHKMHTAQMEKTAKDEAAEAANTNYSSESGQAPAEAEGDAPAASAPASTGGSLASDAQLAALREKLSGNA
- the coaE gene encoding dephospho-CoA kinase, yielding MLRLGLTGGIGAGKSTVSKILAGLGGVLVDADVIAREVVEPGTDGLAQLVDTFGEDILGPDGALDRAALAAKAFRDDESRGKLNAIVHPLVGQRTSELVEGAPEDAVIVQDIPLLVEGKMGALFHLVAVVYVDSEERVKRLVGQRKMIEQDVRARIAAQATDDARRAAADVWIDNSGAPGDTEDVARSLWFDRLVPFERNIREGTVVTARPTLVESDPTWADQAGRLVARIAVACGSAAVRIDHIGSSAVADMEAVDTIDIQITVTGLGVADSLTEPLGRIGFPRIQHIESDDPKPAYGIGGEADPAVWGMRFHGAADPGRTANIYVRVDGWPAQQFSLVFRDWLRADPAAAAEYLDIKARAAAVAEGIADDQEAVTAYTDAKAPWFDRAYARAWEWAEKTGWQA
- a CDS encoding DUF402 domain-containing protein, coding for MHAPKVEYFDLDASTNTDPKGVVRPVDEYRAEPWGLYMARPSDHPQFDYLQSWLLPSLGIRASIFHYLPGHRRDQNYYVDIGEFVAAPHVWTSTDHYLDITVRTGRGFDLLDADELLQARVEHHLDAETAELAMHRAVTAIDGLARFDYDLDAWLASIGMPTTWRPQAAR